A genomic window from Gossypium hirsutum isolate 1008001.06 chromosome D10, Gossypium_hirsutum_v2.1, whole genome shotgun sequence includes:
- the LOC107914670 gene encoding uncharacterized protein isoform X3, with product MGKSVASYLETQRLGSMTTTERSDEIQESGIPLALKPPFRNADKDSFNGGNYPQAVKCNAFGCCAGDKFYHKDGYGVGSTFFQQTPQPQFVTQYNDNGSRNDEFPTTFFNRNCLTLTRDGRMNDMPQTEHKDTNVGACSNEAAFCSSINTPTLSPFQFHVSSEEGINLYVDLNSNPSDWVEKLKGEVSICQEMSHSKSQSFHKEHGCFGEGSKPVKDSFQLNVDAEKIKDSHIHSGLPPSLIIKENDALQLDHLDGDDDGPLDSTIMTSCAEAVEVSQLLEGHQGMSSFEALPDFQDEVNYSGVSSAKDGCLITLDSNINSPQEMLASDGVLNISDGPLNLLTVKHQNSNLENEICDNSALHKGSNLVSSGEIVPGCLSDGSLQMPMPKDVVHQKNKLHPPRGNGQFVNLVDPKHNIYADPGGLVGSTGLDQETYRNQLPILVEEQDRSKIINWGESLECSHNESFENCGMLDNVDSNGLGKKGAYVSGDQNNCSMLDAKVLRSAKHLSRKVLPRRSMRLVSKVTSFFAEQFLSDNNKVSKLSFQIVWCLQFFFSFCKFQSRSLVFEN from the exons ATGGGGAAATCAGTGGCCTCCTATCTAGAG ACCCAGAGATTGGGTTCAATGACTACAACGGAAAGATCAGATGAAATTCAAGAGTCTGGAATTCCGTTGGCCCTGAAACCCCCTTTCAGGAATGCTGATAAAG ACAGTTTTAATGGAGGCAATTATCCTCAAGCTGTTAAATGTAATGCATTCGGTTGTTGTGCAGGGGATAAATTTTATCATAAG GATGGCTATGGTGTTGGTTCTACTTTTTTCCAGCAAACACCACAGCCTCAGTTTGTTACTCAGTATAATGACAATGGTTCTAGGAATGACGAGTTCCCAACAACATTCTTCAATAGAAATTGTTTGACTCTCACGAGGGATGGAAGGATGAATGATATGCCCCAAACTGAACACAAAGACACAAATGTTGGTGCATGTTCTAATGAGGCTGCGTTCTGTTCCTCCATAAATACTCCTACTCTTTCCCCTTTTCAGTTTCATGTCAGTTCAGAAGAGGGGATTAACCTTTATGTTGATTTAAATTCAAACCCATCTGACTGGGTTGAGAAATTGAAGGGTGAGGTTTCCATATGCCAGGAAATGTCCCATAGCAAGTCTCAGAGTTTTCATAAGGAGCATGGGTGCTTTGGGGAAGGTAGTAAACCGGTGAAAGATTCTTTTCAGTTGAATGTAGATGCTGAGAAAATAAAGGATAGCCATATACACTCTGGATTACCCCCAAGTTTGATCATAAAAGAAAATGATGCATTGCAGCTTGATCATCTTGATGGGGATGATGATGGGCCCTTGGATTCCACTATAATGACATCATGTGCTGAAGCCGTAGAAGTATCACAGCTTTTAGAAGGACATCAAGGAATGTCCTCATTTGAAGCTCTTCCTGATTTTCAAGACGAAGTAAATTATTCTGGTGTATCCTCTGCCAAAGATGGGTGTTTGATAACTCTTGATTCAAATATTAATTCTCCTCAGGAGATGTTAGCTAGTGATGGCGTGTTAAATATATCAGATGGTCCACTAAATCTTCTCACAGTGAAGCATCAGAATTCTAATCttgaaaatgaaatatgtgataatTCTGCCTTGCATAAGGGTTCTAATCTTGTCAGTTCTGGGGAAATTGTTCCTGGATGCCTGTCGGATGGTTCATTGCAGATGCCAATGCCGAAAGATGTTGTTCACCAGAAAAACAAATTACATCCACCTCGTGGAAATGGTCAATTTGTGAATTTGGTTGATCCAAAGCATAATATTTATGCAGATCCAGGCGGACTAGTAGGCTCTACTGGGCTTGATCAAGAGACATATAGGAATCAGTTGCCCATATTAGTTGAAGAACAG GATAGGAGCAAAATTATTAATTGGGGAGAGAGTTTGGA ATGCTCACACAATGAGTCATTTGAAAATTGTGGAATGCTTGATAATGTTGATTCTAATGGACTCGGGAAAAAGGGAGCATATGTAAGTGGTGATCAAAATAATTGTAGCATGCTTGATGCCAAGGTTCTAAGAAGCGCAAAGCATCTTAGTAGGAAGGTTCTTCCTCGAAGATCCATGCGGCTGGTTTCCAAG GTCACTTCATTCTTTGCAGAACAGTTTCTCTCAGACAATAATAAGGTGAGCAAGCTATCATTTCAAATTGTTTGGTGCCTTcagtttttcttctctttctgCAAATTTCAAAGCAGATCGTTAGTTTTTGAAAATTGA
- the LOC107914672 gene encoding FT-interacting protein 3, producing MSEPDIDFSLKETSPNLGGGRVSGSEKLTSSFDLVEQLHFLYVKMVRAKGLPPSPCNPFVEVKVGNYEGTTKSLENNPAPEWNQVFAFAKDRIQAVTVEITVRNKESSTNVDKVVGKLRFDIPDIPSRVPPDSPLAPQWYSLEDENGSKGERGELMLAIWMGTQADEAFPDAWHSDAASVNGESIANTRSKVYISPRLWYLRINIIQAQDLVPMNNKRIPQVYVKAMLGNMALRSRFSPDKSLNPTWNEDLMFVAAESFDDPLMLSVVDKLSDNKEEVLGSCSIHLSKVEKRLMPIPIEANWYNLEQSVQDNRNNKEVRFASRLHLRVCLDGGYHVLDESIYYSSDFRATSKFLWPPAIGVLELGILNASGLLPMKSKNGRGTTDAYCVAKYGPKWVRTRTIVNSFAPKWNEQYTWDVYDPYTVITIGVFDNCHLQGGSNAVDSQDRRIGKVRIRLSTLNTDRIYTLSYPLIVLEPNGVKKTGEIQLSVRFTCSSTWNLLQSYTQPLFPQMHYLLPLSVYQIESLRHQATHTLSSRLRRAEPPLQSEVVEYMLDVGSNVWSLRRGRANLERLLAAFNLLVEAWKWFDQIRKWKNPISTMAVHFLYSMLILFPDMILPLVFLMCVVHGASQYRKRPRHPPHMDTKLSLVESVQSDDFDEEFDTFPTSKNVKVLKKRYDRLRSIAGRMMTIIGDLATQAERLNSMLSWRDPRATSLFMAFCLIACIAFYLVPWRLFALGFGFFGMRHPRFRISIPSMPQNFFKRLPARTDSMI from the coding sequence ATGTCTGAACCGGACATAGACTTTTCATTGAAGGAAACTTCACCAAACCTTGGTGGAGGAAGAGTCTCCGGCAGTGAAAAGCTTACATCATCATTCGACCTTGTGGAACAGCTACATTTTTTGTATGTAAAAATGGTGAGGGCCAAAGGTTTACCACCTTCACCATGTAATCCATTTGTTGAAGTAAAGGTTGGTAATTACGAAGGCACAACCAAGTCCTTGGAGAATAACCCTGCTCCCGAGTGGAACCAAGTGTTCGCCTTCGCCAAAGATCGAATCCAGGCCGTCACGGTTGAGATAACTGTGAGGAACAAAGAGAGTTCGACCAATGTCGACAAAGTCGTAGGCAAACTCCGCTTCGATATACCGGACATTCCTAGCCGTGTTCCCCCGGATAGTCCGCTCGCGCCGCAGTGGTATAGCTTGGAGGATGAAAATGGAAGCAAAGGTGAAAGAGGGGAATTGATGTTGGCTATTTGGATGGGGACTCAAGCTGATGAAGCGTTTCCCGATGCATGGCATTCAGATGCAGCTTCCGTTAACGGCGAAAGCATCGCGAATACTCGATCCAAAGTGTACATTTCGCCTAGACTTTGGTATCTTAGAATCAATATAATTCAAGCACAAGACTTGGTGCCTATGAATAACAAAAGGATTCCTCAAGTTTATGTGAAAGCTATGCTTGGGAATATGGCTTTGAGGAGTCGGTTTTCGCCCGATAAGAGCCTAAACCCGACGTGGAATGAGGATTTGATGTTCGTCGCAGCGGAATCTTTTGATGATCCGTTGATGTTGAGTGTGGTGGATAAGTTAAGTGATAACAAAGAGGAAGTACTCGGGAGTTGCTCGATTCATTTATCGAAAGTTGAGAAGAGGCTAATGCCGATACCTATCGAGGCAAACTGGTACAATCTCGAACAATCCGTGCAGGACAATCGAAACAATAAGGAAGTAAGGTTTGCCAGCAGGCTACATTTGAGGGTCTGTTTAGATGGAGGCTATCATGTTCTTGATGAGTCCATTTATTACAGTAGTGATTTCAGGGCAACATCCAAATTCTTATGGCCTCCTGCCATTGGTGTCTTGGAGCTCGGGATCTTGAACGCATCTGGTTTGCTTCCAATGAAGTCGAAAAATGGACGTGGAACGACCGATGCTTATTGTGTTGCAAAATACGGGCCTAAATGGGTTAGAACGAGGACGATTGTCAACAGTTTTGCTCCGAAATGGAACGAGCAATACACTTGGGATGTCTATGATCCTTATACGGTTATCACCATCGGAGTTTTCGACAACTGTCACTTGCAAGGAGGAAGTAACGCTGTAGATTCGCAGGACCGGAGAATTGGGAAGGTAAGGATTCGATTGTCTACGCTTAATACCGATCGGATTTACACACTTTCTTATCCACTTATAGTGTTGGAACCCAATGGAGTGAAGAAAACAGGTGAAATTCAATTGTCAGTGAGATTTACATGCTCATCTACATGGAATCTATTACAATCTTATACGCAACCTTTGTTTCCCCAAATGCATTACCTTCTTCCGTTATCCGTATATCAAATCGAGAGTTTAAGGCACCAAGCTACACATACTCTATCCTCTAGATTGCGTCGTGCCGAGCCACCGTTACAGAGCGAAGTTGTGGAGTATATGCTGGATGTTGGCTCCAATGTGTGGAGTTTAAGAAGGGGGAGAGCTAATCTTGAAAGACTCTTGGCAGCATTTAATCTACTTGTTGAAGCATGGAAATGGTTCGATCAGATACGGAAATGGAAGAATCCGATCTCGACAATGGCGGTTCACTTTCTATATTCGATGTTAATACTTTTCCCTGATATGATATTACCCTTAGTTTTTCTCATGTGTGTTGTACATGGAGCTTCACAGTACAGGAAAAGGCCAAGACATCCTCCACACATGGATACTAAGTTGTCACTCGTTGAGTCCGTGCAGTCCGATGATTTCGATGAGGAGTTCGACACATTCCCAACTTCAAAAAACGTGAAAGTTCTTAAAAAGAGGTATGATCGGCTGAGAAGCATTGCGGGGAGGATGATGACTATAATCGGAGACTTGGCAACTCAAGCTGAGAGGCTTAATTCTATGCTAAGCTGGAGAGATCCCAGAGCTACTTCATTGTTTATGGCATTTTGTTTAATAGCTTGCATAGCATTCTATTTGGTTCCTTGGCGCTTATTTGCACTAGGATTCGGGTTTTTCGGGATGAGACATCCTCGGTTTCGAATCAGCATTCCTTCAATGCCCCAAAACTTCTTCAAAAGATTGCCTGCAAGAACAGATAGTATGATATGA
- the LOC107914670 gene encoding uncharacterized protein isoform X2: MGKSVASYLETQRLGSMTTTERSDEIQESGIPLALKPPFRNADKDFYGLISCPADSFNGGNYPQAVKCNAFGCCAGDKFYHKDGYGVGSTFFQQTPQPQFVTQYNDNGSRNDEFPTTFFNRNCLTLTRDGRMNDMPQTEHKDTNVGACSNEAAFCSSINTPTLSPFQFHVSSEEGINLYVDLNSNPSDWVEKLKGEVSICQEMSHSKSQSFHKEHGCFGEGSKPVKDSFQLNVDAEKIKDSHIHSGLPPSLIIKENDALQLDHLDGDDDGPLDSTIMTSCAEAVEVSQLLEGHQGMSSFEALPDFQDEVNYSGVSSAKDGCLITLDSNINSPQEMLASDGVLNISDGPLNLLTVKHQNSNLENEICDNSALHKGSNLVSSGEIVPGCLSDGSLQMPMPKDVVHQKNKLHPPRGNGQFVNLVDPKHNIYADPGGLVGSTGLDQETYRNQLPILVEEQDRSKIINWGESLECSHNESFENCGMLDNVDSNGLGKKGAYVSGDQNNCSMLDAKVLRSAKHLSRKVLPRRSMRLVSKVTSFFAEQFLSDNNKVSKLSFQIVWCLQFFFSFCKFQSRSLVFEN; encoded by the exons ATGGGGAAATCAGTGGCCTCCTATCTAGAG ACCCAGAGATTGGGTTCAATGACTACAACGGAAAGATCAGATGAAATTCAAGAGTCTGGAATTCCGTTGGCCCTGAAACCCCCTTTCAGGAATGCTGATAAAG ATTTTTATGGACTCATTTCTTGTCCAGCAGACAGTTTTAATGGAGGCAATTATCCTCAAGCTGTTAAATGTAATGCATTCGGTTGTTGTGCAGGGGATAAATTTTATCATAAG GATGGCTATGGTGTTGGTTCTACTTTTTTCCAGCAAACACCACAGCCTCAGTTTGTTACTCAGTATAATGACAATGGTTCTAGGAATGACGAGTTCCCAACAACATTCTTCAATAGAAATTGTTTGACTCTCACGAGGGATGGAAGGATGAATGATATGCCCCAAACTGAACACAAAGACACAAATGTTGGTGCATGTTCTAATGAGGCTGCGTTCTGTTCCTCCATAAATACTCCTACTCTTTCCCCTTTTCAGTTTCATGTCAGTTCAGAAGAGGGGATTAACCTTTATGTTGATTTAAATTCAAACCCATCTGACTGGGTTGAGAAATTGAAGGGTGAGGTTTCCATATGCCAGGAAATGTCCCATAGCAAGTCTCAGAGTTTTCATAAGGAGCATGGGTGCTTTGGGGAAGGTAGTAAACCGGTGAAAGATTCTTTTCAGTTGAATGTAGATGCTGAGAAAATAAAGGATAGCCATATACACTCTGGATTACCCCCAAGTTTGATCATAAAAGAAAATGATGCATTGCAGCTTGATCATCTTGATGGGGATGATGATGGGCCCTTGGATTCCACTATAATGACATCATGTGCTGAAGCCGTAGAAGTATCACAGCTTTTAGAAGGACATCAAGGAATGTCCTCATTTGAAGCTCTTCCTGATTTTCAAGACGAAGTAAATTATTCTGGTGTATCCTCTGCCAAAGATGGGTGTTTGATAACTCTTGATTCAAATATTAATTCTCCTCAGGAGATGTTAGCTAGTGATGGCGTGTTAAATATATCAGATGGTCCACTAAATCTTCTCACAGTGAAGCATCAGAATTCTAATCttgaaaatgaaatatgtgataatTCTGCCTTGCATAAGGGTTCTAATCTTGTCAGTTCTGGGGAAATTGTTCCTGGATGCCTGTCGGATGGTTCATTGCAGATGCCAATGCCGAAAGATGTTGTTCACCAGAAAAACAAATTACATCCACCTCGTGGAAATGGTCAATTTGTGAATTTGGTTGATCCAAAGCATAATATTTATGCAGATCCAGGCGGACTAGTAGGCTCTACTGGGCTTGATCAAGAGACATATAGGAATCAGTTGCCCATATTAGTTGAAGAACAG GATAGGAGCAAAATTATTAATTGGGGAGAGAGTTTGGA ATGCTCACACAATGAGTCATTTGAAAATTGTGGAATGCTTGATAATGTTGATTCTAATGGACTCGGGAAAAAGGGAGCATATGTAAGTGGTGATCAAAATAATTGTAGCATGCTTGATGCCAAGGTTCTAAGAAGCGCAAAGCATCTTAGTAGGAAGGTTCTTCCTCGAAGATCCATGCGGCTGGTTTCCAAG GTCACTTCATTCTTTGCAGAACAGTTTCTCTCAGACAATAATAAGGTGAGCAAGCTATCATTTCAAATTGTTTGGTGCCTTcagtttttcttctctttctgCAAATTTCAAAGCAGATCGTTAGTTTTTGAAAATTGA
- the LOC107914670 gene encoding uncharacterized protein isoform X5, whose product MGKSVASYLETQRLGSMTTTERSDEIQESGIPLALKPPFRNADKAAADFYGLISCPADSFNGGNYPQAVKCNAFGCCAGDKFYHKDGYGVGSTFFQQTPQPQFVTQYNDNGSRNDEFPTTFFNRNCLTLTRDGRMNDMPQTEHKDTNVGACSNEAAFCSSINTPTLSPFQFHVSSEEGINLYVDLNSNPSDWVEKLKGEVSICQEMSHSKSQSFHKEHGCFGEGSKPVKDSFQLNVDAEKIKDSHIHSGLPPSLIIKENDALQLDHLDGDDDGPLDSTIMTSCAEAVEVSQLLEGHQGMSSFEALPDFQDEVNYSGVSSAKDGCLITLDSNINSPQEMLASDGVLNISDGPLNLLTVKHQNSNLENEICDNSALHKGSNLVSSGEIVPGCLSDGSLQMPMPKDVVHQKNKLHPPRGNGQFVNLVDPKHNIYADPGGLVGSTGLDQETYRNQLPILVEEQDRSKIINWGESLECSHNESFENCGMLDNVDSNGLGKKGAYVSGDQNNCSMLDAKVLRSAKHLSRKVLPRRSMRLVSKVTSFFAEQFLSDNNKLK is encoded by the exons ATGGGGAAATCAGTGGCCTCCTATCTAGAG ACCCAGAGATTGGGTTCAATGACTACAACGGAAAGATCAGATGAAATTCAAGAGTCTGGAATTCCGTTGGCCCTGAAACCCCCTTTCAGGAATGCTGATAAAG CTGCTGCAGATTTTTATGGACTCATTTCTTGTCCAGCAGACAGTTTTAATGGAGGCAATTATCCTCAAGCTGTTAAATGTAATGCATTCGGTTGTTGTGCAGGGGATAAATTTTATCATAAG GATGGCTATGGTGTTGGTTCTACTTTTTTCCAGCAAACACCACAGCCTCAGTTTGTTACTCAGTATAATGACAATGGTTCTAGGAATGACGAGTTCCCAACAACATTCTTCAATAGAAATTGTTTGACTCTCACGAGGGATGGAAGGATGAATGATATGCCCCAAACTGAACACAAAGACACAAATGTTGGTGCATGTTCTAATGAGGCTGCGTTCTGTTCCTCCATAAATACTCCTACTCTTTCCCCTTTTCAGTTTCATGTCAGTTCAGAAGAGGGGATTAACCTTTATGTTGATTTAAATTCAAACCCATCTGACTGGGTTGAGAAATTGAAGGGTGAGGTTTCCATATGCCAGGAAATGTCCCATAGCAAGTCTCAGAGTTTTCATAAGGAGCATGGGTGCTTTGGGGAAGGTAGTAAACCGGTGAAAGATTCTTTTCAGTTGAATGTAGATGCTGAGAAAATAAAGGATAGCCATATACACTCTGGATTACCCCCAAGTTTGATCATAAAAGAAAATGATGCATTGCAGCTTGATCATCTTGATGGGGATGATGATGGGCCCTTGGATTCCACTATAATGACATCATGTGCTGAAGCCGTAGAAGTATCACAGCTTTTAGAAGGACATCAAGGAATGTCCTCATTTGAAGCTCTTCCTGATTTTCAAGACGAAGTAAATTATTCTGGTGTATCCTCTGCCAAAGATGGGTGTTTGATAACTCTTGATTCAAATATTAATTCTCCTCAGGAGATGTTAGCTAGTGATGGCGTGTTAAATATATCAGATGGTCCACTAAATCTTCTCACAGTGAAGCATCAGAATTCTAATCttgaaaatgaaatatgtgataatTCTGCCTTGCATAAGGGTTCTAATCTTGTCAGTTCTGGGGAAATTGTTCCTGGATGCCTGTCGGATGGTTCATTGCAGATGCCAATGCCGAAAGATGTTGTTCACCAGAAAAACAAATTACATCCACCTCGTGGAAATGGTCAATTTGTGAATTTGGTTGATCCAAAGCATAATATTTATGCAGATCCAGGCGGACTAGTAGGCTCTACTGGGCTTGATCAAGAGACATATAGGAATCAGTTGCCCATATTAGTTGAAGAACAG GATAGGAGCAAAATTATTAATTGGGGAGAGAGTTTGGA ATGCTCACACAATGAGTCATTTGAAAATTGTGGAATGCTTGATAATGTTGATTCTAATGGACTCGGGAAAAAGGGAGCATATGTAAGTGGTGATCAAAATAATTGTAGCATGCTTGATGCCAAGGTTCTAAGAAGCGCAAAGCATCTTAGTAGGAAGGTTCTTCCTCGAAGATCCATGCGGCTGGTTTCCAAG GTCACTTCATTCTTTGCAGAACAGTTTCTCTCAGACAATAATAAG CTGAAGTAG
- the LOC107914670 gene encoding uncharacterized protein isoform X1, which translates to MGKSVASYLETQRLGSMTTTERSDEIQESGIPLALKPPFRNADKAAADFYGLISCPADSFNGGNYPQAVKCNAFGCCAGDKFYHKDGYGVGSTFFQQTPQPQFVTQYNDNGSRNDEFPTTFFNRNCLTLTRDGRMNDMPQTEHKDTNVGACSNEAAFCSSINTPTLSPFQFHVSSEEGINLYVDLNSNPSDWVEKLKGEVSICQEMSHSKSQSFHKEHGCFGEGSKPVKDSFQLNVDAEKIKDSHIHSGLPPSLIIKENDALQLDHLDGDDDGPLDSTIMTSCAEAVEVSQLLEGHQGMSSFEALPDFQDEVNYSGVSSAKDGCLITLDSNINSPQEMLASDGVLNISDGPLNLLTVKHQNSNLENEICDNSALHKGSNLVSSGEIVPGCLSDGSLQMPMPKDVVHQKNKLHPPRGNGQFVNLVDPKHNIYADPGGLVGSTGLDQETYRNQLPILVEEQDRSKIINWGESLECSHNESFENCGMLDNVDSNGLGKKGAYVSGDQNNCSMLDAKVLRSAKHLSRKVLPRRSMRLVSKVTSFFAEQFLSDNNKVSKLSFQIVWCLQFFFSFCKFQSRSLVFEN; encoded by the exons ATGGGGAAATCAGTGGCCTCCTATCTAGAG ACCCAGAGATTGGGTTCAATGACTACAACGGAAAGATCAGATGAAATTCAAGAGTCTGGAATTCCGTTGGCCCTGAAACCCCCTTTCAGGAATGCTGATAAAG CTGCTGCAGATTTTTATGGACTCATTTCTTGTCCAGCAGACAGTTTTAATGGAGGCAATTATCCTCAAGCTGTTAAATGTAATGCATTCGGTTGTTGTGCAGGGGATAAATTTTATCATAAG GATGGCTATGGTGTTGGTTCTACTTTTTTCCAGCAAACACCACAGCCTCAGTTTGTTACTCAGTATAATGACAATGGTTCTAGGAATGACGAGTTCCCAACAACATTCTTCAATAGAAATTGTTTGACTCTCACGAGGGATGGAAGGATGAATGATATGCCCCAAACTGAACACAAAGACACAAATGTTGGTGCATGTTCTAATGAGGCTGCGTTCTGTTCCTCCATAAATACTCCTACTCTTTCCCCTTTTCAGTTTCATGTCAGTTCAGAAGAGGGGATTAACCTTTATGTTGATTTAAATTCAAACCCATCTGACTGGGTTGAGAAATTGAAGGGTGAGGTTTCCATATGCCAGGAAATGTCCCATAGCAAGTCTCAGAGTTTTCATAAGGAGCATGGGTGCTTTGGGGAAGGTAGTAAACCGGTGAAAGATTCTTTTCAGTTGAATGTAGATGCTGAGAAAATAAAGGATAGCCATATACACTCTGGATTACCCCCAAGTTTGATCATAAAAGAAAATGATGCATTGCAGCTTGATCATCTTGATGGGGATGATGATGGGCCCTTGGATTCCACTATAATGACATCATGTGCTGAAGCCGTAGAAGTATCACAGCTTTTAGAAGGACATCAAGGAATGTCCTCATTTGAAGCTCTTCCTGATTTTCAAGACGAAGTAAATTATTCTGGTGTATCCTCTGCCAAAGATGGGTGTTTGATAACTCTTGATTCAAATATTAATTCTCCTCAGGAGATGTTAGCTAGTGATGGCGTGTTAAATATATCAGATGGTCCACTAAATCTTCTCACAGTGAAGCATCAGAATTCTAATCttgaaaatgaaatatgtgataatTCTGCCTTGCATAAGGGTTCTAATCTTGTCAGTTCTGGGGAAATTGTTCCTGGATGCCTGTCGGATGGTTCATTGCAGATGCCAATGCCGAAAGATGTTGTTCACCAGAAAAACAAATTACATCCACCTCGTGGAAATGGTCAATTTGTGAATTTGGTTGATCCAAAGCATAATATTTATGCAGATCCAGGCGGACTAGTAGGCTCTACTGGGCTTGATCAAGAGACATATAGGAATCAGTTGCCCATATTAGTTGAAGAACAG GATAGGAGCAAAATTATTAATTGGGGAGAGAGTTTGGA ATGCTCACACAATGAGTCATTTGAAAATTGTGGAATGCTTGATAATGTTGATTCTAATGGACTCGGGAAAAAGGGAGCATATGTAAGTGGTGATCAAAATAATTGTAGCATGCTTGATGCCAAGGTTCTAAGAAGCGCAAAGCATCTTAGTAGGAAGGTTCTTCCTCGAAGATCCATGCGGCTGGTTTCCAAG GTCACTTCATTCTTTGCAGAACAGTTTCTCTCAGACAATAATAAGGTGAGCAAGCTATCATTTCAAATTGTTTGGTGCCTTcagtttttcttctctttctgCAAATTTCAAAGCAGATCGTTAGTTTTTGAAAATTGA
- the LOC107914670 gene encoding uncharacterized protein isoform X4: MGKSVASYLETQRLGSMTTTERSDEIQESGIPLALKPPFRNADKAAADFYGLISCPADSFNGGNYPQAVKCNAFGCCAGDKFYHKDGYGVGSTFFQQTPQPQFVTQYNDNGSRNDEFPTTFFNRNCLTLTRDGRMNDMPQTEHKDTNVGACSNEAAFCSSINTPTLSPFQFHVSSEEGINLYVDLNSNPSDWVEKLKGEVSICQEMSHSKSQSFHKEHGCFGEGSKPVKDSFQLNVDAEKIKDSHIHSGLPPSLIIKENDALQLDHLDGDDDGPLDSTIMTSCAEAVEVSQLLEGHQGMSSFEALPDFQDEVNYSGVSSAKDGCLITLDSNINSPQEMLASDGVLNISDGPLNLLTVKHQNSNLENEICDNSALHKGSNLVSSGEIVPGCLSDGSLQMPMPKDVVHQKNKLHPPRGNGQFVNLVDPKHNIYADPGGLVGSTGLDQETYRNQLPILVEEQDRSKIINWGESLECSHNESFENCGMLDNVDSNGLGKKGAYVSGDQNNCSMLDAKVLRSAKHLSRKVLPRRSMRLVSKVTSFFAEQFLSDNNKMFYQKSGQ; this comes from the exons ATGGGGAAATCAGTGGCCTCCTATCTAGAG ACCCAGAGATTGGGTTCAATGACTACAACGGAAAGATCAGATGAAATTCAAGAGTCTGGAATTCCGTTGGCCCTGAAACCCCCTTTCAGGAATGCTGATAAAG CTGCTGCAGATTTTTATGGACTCATTTCTTGTCCAGCAGACAGTTTTAATGGAGGCAATTATCCTCAAGCTGTTAAATGTAATGCATTCGGTTGTTGTGCAGGGGATAAATTTTATCATAAG GATGGCTATGGTGTTGGTTCTACTTTTTTCCAGCAAACACCACAGCCTCAGTTTGTTACTCAGTATAATGACAATGGTTCTAGGAATGACGAGTTCCCAACAACATTCTTCAATAGAAATTGTTTGACTCTCACGAGGGATGGAAGGATGAATGATATGCCCCAAACTGAACACAAAGACACAAATGTTGGTGCATGTTCTAATGAGGCTGCGTTCTGTTCCTCCATAAATACTCCTACTCTTTCCCCTTTTCAGTTTCATGTCAGTTCAGAAGAGGGGATTAACCTTTATGTTGATTTAAATTCAAACCCATCTGACTGGGTTGAGAAATTGAAGGGTGAGGTTTCCATATGCCAGGAAATGTCCCATAGCAAGTCTCAGAGTTTTCATAAGGAGCATGGGTGCTTTGGGGAAGGTAGTAAACCGGTGAAAGATTCTTTTCAGTTGAATGTAGATGCTGAGAAAATAAAGGATAGCCATATACACTCTGGATTACCCCCAAGTTTGATCATAAAAGAAAATGATGCATTGCAGCTTGATCATCTTGATGGGGATGATGATGGGCCCTTGGATTCCACTATAATGACATCATGTGCTGAAGCCGTAGAAGTATCACAGCTTTTAGAAGGACATCAAGGAATGTCCTCATTTGAAGCTCTTCCTGATTTTCAAGACGAAGTAAATTATTCTGGTGTATCCTCTGCCAAAGATGGGTGTTTGATAACTCTTGATTCAAATATTAATTCTCCTCAGGAGATGTTAGCTAGTGATGGCGTGTTAAATATATCAGATGGTCCACTAAATCTTCTCACAGTGAAGCATCAGAATTCTAATCttgaaaatgaaatatgtgataatTCTGCCTTGCATAAGGGTTCTAATCTTGTCAGTTCTGGGGAAATTGTTCCTGGATGCCTGTCGGATGGTTCATTGCAGATGCCAATGCCGAAAGATGTTGTTCACCAGAAAAACAAATTACATCCACCTCGTGGAAATGGTCAATTTGTGAATTTGGTTGATCCAAAGCATAATATTTATGCAGATCCAGGCGGACTAGTAGGCTCTACTGGGCTTGATCAAGAGACATATAGGAATCAGTTGCCCATATTAGTTGAAGAACAG GATAGGAGCAAAATTATTAATTGGGGAGAGAGTTTGGA ATGCTCACACAATGAGTCATTTGAAAATTGTGGAATGCTTGATAATGTTGATTCTAATGGACTCGGGAAAAAGGGAGCATATGTAAGTGGTGATCAAAATAATTGTAGCATGCTTGATGCCAAGGTTCTAAGAAGCGCAAAGCATCTTAGTAGGAAGGTTCTTCCTCGAAGATCCATGCGGCTGGTTTCCAAG GTCACTTCATTCTTTGCAGAACAGTTTCTCTCAGACAATAATAAG ATGTTTTATCAGAAAAGTGGACAATGA